The Streptomyces sp. HUAS CB01 genome has a segment encoding these proteins:
- a CDS encoding zinc-dependent alcohol dehydrogenase family protein — protein MRAVVFERYGQMPEVRQVPDPVVPEHGVVVRVGATGLCRSDWHGWMGHDPGISLPHVPGHELAGVVEAVGPGVADWRPGDRVTVPFVCGCGRCAACSAGDQQVCERQTQPGFTHWGSFAEYVALEHADVNLVRVPEDLSFATAAGLGCRFATAFRAVVAQGRVTPGEWVAIHGCGGVGLSAVMIAAACGARVVAVDISPRALELARKFGAAECVDATGPGGAEGTAEEVRELTRGGAHLSLDALGSPATCVASVQSLRRRGRHVQVGLLPSAAGDPVVPMGRVIGEELEILGSHGMAAHAYGPMLEMVRAGALRPDLLVTSVIPLDAAPAALSAMGTAPGAGVTIIEP, from the coding sequence ATGAGGGCCGTCGTGTTCGAGCGGTACGGGCAGATGCCCGAGGTGCGCCAGGTCCCCGACCCCGTGGTGCCCGAGCACGGTGTGGTCGTGCGCGTCGGGGCCACCGGACTGTGCCGGAGCGACTGGCACGGATGGATGGGTCACGACCCCGGCATCTCGCTGCCGCACGTGCCCGGCCATGAACTGGCCGGAGTGGTCGAGGCCGTCGGGCCCGGTGTCGCCGACTGGCGCCCGGGCGACCGGGTCACTGTGCCGTTCGTGTGCGGTTGCGGCCGCTGCGCGGCCTGTTCCGCGGGGGACCAGCAGGTCTGCGAGCGTCAGACGCAGCCCGGCTTCACGCACTGGGGCTCCTTCGCCGAGTACGTCGCGCTGGAGCACGCGGACGTCAATCTCGTACGGGTCCCCGAGGATCTGTCCTTCGCGACGGCGGCGGGACTCGGCTGCCGGTTCGCCACCGCCTTCCGGGCCGTCGTCGCCCAGGGGCGGGTGACCCCGGGTGAATGGGTCGCGATCCACGGCTGCGGCGGGGTCGGGCTCTCCGCGGTGATGATCGCGGCGGCCTGCGGGGCGCGGGTCGTGGCGGTGGACATCTCGCCCCGGGCCCTGGAGCTGGCGCGGAAGTTCGGCGCGGCGGAGTGCGTGGACGCGACCGGGCCCGGGGGCGCCGAGGGCACCGCCGAGGAGGTGCGCGAGCTGACGCGCGGGGGCGCCCATCTCTCGCTGGACGCCCTCGGCTCCCCCGCCACCTGTGTGGCGTCGGTGCAGAGCCTGCGCCGGCGGGGACGCCATGTTCAGGTGGGTCTGCTGCCCTCGGCCGCCGGTGACCCCGTGGTTCCCATGGGACGGGTCATCGGGGAGGAGCTGGAGATCCTGGGCAGCCACGGCATGGCCGCTCATGCCTATGGGCCGATGCTGGAAATGGTCCGCGCGGGAGCGCTGCGCCCCGACCTGCTGGTGACGTCCGTGATCCCGCTCGACGCGGCTCCCGCCGCCCTGTCGGCCATGGGCACGGCACCGGGGGCGGGAGTGACGATCATCGAGCCGTGA
- a CDS encoding MMPL family transporter yields the protein MSDVNHEPRPGGWTRFVTARPRLSLLLALVVTALAVLAGSGVADRMGSGGWEDPDAQSTYATEALDREFPAARPNLLLLVRTGPEGVDDPSVAAEAERLTGRLAGEEGVTGVGSYWRTESPALRAEDGREALIAARIEGDEKTAAGVLERIAPAYRGTHGPVEVSVGGPVAVMHDMETIIQEDLLRAEMIALPVTLVLLVMVFGSAVAALLPLGIGIVAILGTNAVLRGLTEFTDVSVFAQNLTTALGLGLAIDYALFIVRRFREELAGGAQTREAMATTIRTAGRTVLFSALTVAVSLAAMLVFPQYFLRSFAYAGIAVVLLAAAAALVLLPAALMLLGDRVNALDLRKLFRRGRRQPAGEAPSHSAAGSADDADGVRWARLVRLVMRRAPVFAAATTAGLVLLGLPFLGVRFGPADDRQLPSDAESHVVQQHIRDGFPGSPGGGLDVFAEGAADPQDYADYRTRVEALPGVRRVDGPLVSGEHAVFTVLPEEEAVGEESQRLVRDLRAEPAPFETSVAGAAAMLVDSKDAIGDRLPWAAAIIAVVTLLLVFLLTGSVLIPLQAVVLNGLSLTAMFGAVVWVFQEGHLSGPLSFTATGAIETTLPVLMFCVAFGLSMDYGVFLLSRIKEEYDRTGDHEHAVAFGLRRTGGLITAAAVILAVVMVAIGTSRVSNTKMLGLGIALAVLVDAMVVRSLLVPSVMKLTGRATWWAPAPLRALHARFGLSEGGIPGPVPAGAVAQERGADERGGLPPAGGGGTPDGEDDRDRDNVPVGG from the coding sequence ATGTCCGACGTCAATCACGAGCCGCGCCCGGGCGGCTGGACCCGCTTCGTCACCGCGCGACCACGGCTGTCGCTGCTGCTGGCACTCGTCGTCACCGCGCTCGCCGTCCTCGCGGGCAGCGGTGTCGCGGACCGGATGGGCAGCGGAGGATGGGAGGACCCCGACGCCCAGTCGACCTACGCCACCGAAGCCCTCGACCGCGAGTTCCCGGCCGCACGTCCCAATCTGCTCCTCCTCGTCCGCACCGGGCCCGAAGGCGTCGACGATCCGTCCGTCGCCGCCGAGGCCGAGCGGCTGACCGGGCGACTCGCCGGCGAGGAGGGCGTGACGGGCGTCGGCTCCTACTGGCGGACCGAGTCCCCCGCCCTGCGCGCCGAGGACGGCCGCGAAGCACTCATCGCCGCCCGGATCGAAGGCGACGAGAAGACGGCCGCCGGGGTGCTGGAGCGCATCGCGCCCGCGTACCGGGGCACGCACGGACCGGTGGAAGTCTCCGTCGGCGGGCCCGTCGCGGTCATGCACGACATGGAGACGATCATCCAGGAGGACCTCCTCCGCGCGGAGATGATCGCGCTGCCGGTGACGCTGGTCCTGCTCGTGATGGTCTTCGGCAGCGCGGTCGCCGCCCTGCTGCCGCTGGGCATCGGCATCGTCGCCATCCTGGGGACGAACGCGGTCCTGCGCGGACTGACCGAGTTCACCGACGTCTCGGTCTTCGCGCAGAACCTCACGACGGCCCTCGGTCTCGGACTCGCCATCGACTACGCCCTGTTCATCGTGCGCCGCTTCCGGGAGGAACTGGCGGGCGGGGCGCAGACGCGGGAGGCCATGGCGACCACGATCCGCACCGCCGGCCGCACGGTCCTCTTCTCGGCGCTGACGGTGGCCGTGTCACTCGCCGCGATGCTGGTCTTCCCGCAGTACTTCCTTCGGTCGTTCGCCTACGCGGGGATCGCCGTGGTCCTGCTGGCCGCCGCGGCCGCGCTCGTGCTCCTCCCCGCCGCGCTGATGCTCCTCGGCGACCGTGTGAACGCACTCGATCTGCGGAAGCTGTTCCGCCGCGGGCGCCGGCAGCCCGCGGGCGAGGCCCCGTCGCACTCGGCGGCCGGCTCCGCGGATGACGCCGACGGGGTGCGCTGGGCACGACTGGTGCGCCTCGTGATGCGCCGGGCACCCGTCTTCGCCGCGGCCACCACGGCCGGACTGGTGCTGCTCGGACTGCCGTTCCTGGGAGTGAGGTTCGGACCGGCGGACGACCGGCAGTTGCCGTCCGACGCGGAGTCGCATGTCGTGCAGCAGCACATCCGGGACGGGTTCCCCGGCAGTCCCGGCGGTGGTCTCGACGTCTTCGCCGAGGGTGCGGCCGACCCGCAGGACTACGCCGACTACCGCACGCGCGTCGAGGCCCTTCCAGGGGTCCGGCGCGTCGACGGACCGCTGGTCTCCGGTGAGCACGCGGTGTTCACGGTGCTGCCCGAGGAGGAGGCCGTCGGGGAGGAGTCACAGCGACTCGTCCGCGACCTCCGTGCGGAGCCGGCCCCGTTCGAGACCTCCGTGGCCGGTGCGGCGGCGATGCTCGTTGACTCCAAGGACGCGATCGGCGATCGGCTGCCGTGGGCCGCGGCGATCATCGCCGTCGTCACCCTCCTGCTCGTCTTCCTGCTCACCGGAAGCGTGCTGATCCCGCTCCAGGCCGTCGTGCTCAACGGACTGAGCCTCACGGCGATGTTCGGGGCCGTCGTCTGGGTCTTCCAGGAGGGGCATCTGTCCGGCCCGCTCTCCTTCACCGCCACGGGCGCCATCGAGACGACGCTTCCGGTGCTGATGTTCTGCGTCGCCTTCGGACTCTCCATGGACTACGGCGTGTTCCTGCTCTCCCGCATCAAGGAGGAGTACGACCGCACCGGCGACCACGAGCACGCCGTGGCCTTCGGGCTGCGCCGTACCGGAGGGCTGATCACCGCCGCGGCCGTGATCCTCGCGGTGGTGATGGTCGCGATCGGCACCTCGCGGGTGAGCAACACCAAGATGCTCGGTCTCGGCATCGCCCTCGCCGTGCTCGTGGACGCCATGGTGGTGCGCAGCCTGCTGGTCCCCTCGGTGATGAAGCTGACGGGCAGGGCCACCTGGTGGGCCCCGGCCCCGCTGCGGGCGCTCCACGCGAGGTTCGGTCTCAGCGAGGGCGGGATACCCGGGCCCGTCCCGGCGGGCGCCGTCGCACAGGAGCGCGGCGCCGACGAACGGGGCGGGCTCCCCCCTGCCGGCGGGGGCGGAACCCCGGACGGGGAGGACGACCGGGACCGCGACAACGTACCCGTGGGCGGTTAG
- a CDS encoding TetR/AcrR family transcriptional regulator codes for MPEAPDTEEQAGPAQPRRRQARGERRIAQLLEAAAGVFCRSGYTAASTNAIAREAGVSPGTLYQFFPNKEAIAVELGGRLMQRWRETHGAAFDAIDPSLPLDELLDSVLDPLIEFNCQNPAFAVLMHGSEIPGRITEEHDAVHSALLERVERILGDFLPDAAPAELSRIANMTFSSVKGGLELILAHEGAERDAYKAELKTMVQRYLGPLVDATPEPEGARTHTP; via the coding sequence ATGCCAGAGGCGCCCGACACCGAGGAGCAGGCCGGCCCCGCACAGCCGCGCCGCCGCCAGGCACGGGGCGAGCGCCGGATCGCCCAGCTCCTGGAGGCCGCCGCGGGGGTGTTCTGCCGCAGCGGCTACACCGCCGCGAGCACCAACGCCATCGCCCGCGAGGCAGGCGTCTCACCGGGCACGCTGTACCAGTTCTTCCCGAACAAGGAGGCCATCGCCGTCGAACTGGGCGGCCGGCTGATGCAGCGCTGGCGCGAGACGCACGGCGCCGCCTTCGACGCGATCGACCCGAGCCTCCCGCTCGACGAACTGCTGGACTCGGTCCTCGACCCGCTGATCGAGTTCAACTGCCAGAACCCCGCCTTCGCCGTCCTCATGCACGGCTCCGAGATCCCCGGCCGGATCACCGAGGAGCACGACGCCGTGCACTCGGCGCTCCTCGAGCGCGTGGAACGGATCCTCGGCGACTTCCTCCCGGACGCCGCACCCGCCGAGCTGAGCCGCATCGCGAACATGACGTTCTCCTCGGTCAAGGGCGGGCTGGAGCTGATCCTCGCCCACGAGGGGGCGGAACGGGACGCGTACAAGGCCGAGCTGAAGACGATGGTGCAGCGCTACCTCGGACCTCTGGTCGACGCGACCCCGGAGCCGGAGGGCGCTCGCACTCATACCCCCTAG
- a CDS encoding heavy-metal-associated domain-containing protein codes for MTAETNTGTIEATGSCCSPTGSCHGGAAGAETSGTTAVYLVQGMTCGHCEGAVTEEISAIAGVTSVKAVAATGQVTVTSAAPLDEADVRAAVDEAGYELTGRA; via the coding sequence ATGACCGCCGAGACGAACACCGGCACCATCGAGGCCACCGGCTCCTGCTGCTCGCCGACGGGTTCCTGCCACGGCGGTGCGGCCGGTGCCGAGACGAGCGGCACCACCGCGGTCTACCTGGTACAGGGCATGACGTGCGGCCACTGCGAGGGCGCCGTGACCGAGGAGATCTCCGCGATCGCCGGCGTCACGTCCGTCAAGGCCGTCGCCGCGACCGGGCAGGTCACCGTGACCTCGGCCGCGCCGCTCGACGAGGCCGACGTGCGCGCCGCCGTGGACGAGGCCGGCTACGAGCTCACCGGAAGGGCCTGA
- a CDS encoding citrate synthase encodes MSDNSVVLRYADGEYTYPVVESTVGDKGFDIGKLRAQTGLVTLDSGYGNTAAYKSAITYLDGEQGILRYRGYPIEQLAERSSFLEVAYLLINGELPTVDQLAAFRGEITQHTLLHEDVKRFFDGFPRDAHPMAMLSSVVSALSTFYQDSHNPFDEKQRHLSTIRLLAKLPTIAAYAYKKSIGHPFVYPRNDLGYVENFLRMTFSVPAQEYELDPVVVAALDKLLILHADHEQNCSTSTVRLVGSSQANMFASISAGISALWGPLHGGANQSVLEMLEGIAATGGDVDTFIRKVKNKEDGVRLMGFGHRVYKNFDPRAKIIKAAAHDVLSALGKSDELLDIALKLEEHALSDDYFVERKLYPNVDFYTGLIYRAMGFPTEMFTVLFALGRLPGWIAQWHEMIKEPGSRIGRPRQIYTGEVLRDFVPVEAR; translated from the coding sequence GTGAGCGACAACTCTGTAGTACTGCGGTACGCGGACGGTGAATACACCTACCCGGTGGTCGAGAGCACCGTCGGCGACAAGGGCTTCGACATCGGGAAGCTCCGGGCGCAGACCGGTCTGGTGACCCTGGACAGCGGTTACGGCAACACGGCCGCCTATAAATCCGCGATCACCTACCTCGACGGCGAGCAGGGCATCCTGCGCTACCGCGGCTACCCCATCGAGCAGCTGGCCGAGCGCTCCAGCTTCCTCGAGGTGGCCTACCTGCTGATCAACGGTGAGCTGCCGACCGTCGACCAGCTGGCGGCGTTCCGGGGCGAGATCACCCAGCACACGCTGCTGCACGAGGACGTCAAGCGGTTCTTCGACGGCTTCCCGCGCGACGCCCACCCGATGGCCATGCTCTCGTCCGTGGTCAGCGCGCTGTCGACGTTCTACCAGGACAGCCACAACCCGTTCGACGAGAAGCAGCGCCACCTCTCCACCATCCGGCTGCTGGCGAAGCTGCCGACGATCGCTGCCTACGCGTACAAGAAGTCGATCGGTCACCCGTTCGTCTACCCGCGTAACGACCTCGGCTACGTGGAGAACTTCCTGCGGATGACCTTCTCGGTCCCGGCGCAGGAGTACGAGCTGGACCCGGTCGTCGTGGCCGCCCTCGACAAGCTGCTCATCCTGCACGCGGACCACGAGCAGAACTGTTCGACGTCCACCGTGCGCCTGGTCGGCTCCTCCCAGGCGAACATGTTCGCCTCGATCTCCGCCGGCATCTCCGCCCTGTGGGGCCCGCTGCACGGTGGCGCCAACCAGTCCGTGCTGGAGATGCTCGAGGGCATCGCGGCCACCGGTGGCGACGTCGACACCTTCATCCGCAAGGTGAAGAACAAGGAGGACGGCGTCCGTCTGATGGGCTTCGGCCACCGGGTCTACAAGAACTTCGACCCCCGCGCCAAGATCATCAAGGCCGCCGCCCACGACGTGCTCTCCGCGCTCGGCAAGTCCGACGAGCTGCTGGACATCGCCCTCAAGCTGGAGGAGCACGCGCTCTCCGACGACTACTTCGTCGAGCGCAAGCTGTACCCGAACGTGGACTTCTACACCGGTCTGATCTACCGGGCCATGGGCTTCCCGACCGAGATGTTCACCGTGCTCTTCGCCCTCGGCCGCCTTCCGGGCTGGATCGCCCAGTGGCACGAGATGATCAAGGAGCCGGGTTCCCGCATCGGTCGCCCGCGCCAGATCTACACGGGCGAGGTCCTTCGCGATTTCGTCCCCGTCGAGGCCCGCTGA
- the recD2 gene encoding SF1B family DNA helicase RecD2 encodes MSNLAVLEGVLERITYANEENGYTVARVDTGRGSADLLTVVGSLLGAQPGESLRMEGRWGSHPQYGKQFTVENYTTVLPATVQGIRRYLGSGLIKGIGPRIAERIVDHFGADTLDVIEREPGRLVEVPGLGPKRTKLIGAAWEEQKAIKEVMVFLQGVGVSTSIAVRIYKKYEDASISVVKNQPYRLAADVWGIGFLTADRIAQAVGIPHDSPDRVKAGLQYALSQSTDQGHCYLPEERLIADSVKLLQVDTGLVIDCLAELAAEEEGVVREQVPSPDGGDPVTAVYLVPFHRAELSLAGQLARLLRTDEDRMPAFQDVAWDKALAWLADRTGAELAPEQEQAVRLALTRKVAVLTGGPGCGKSFTVRSIVELARAKKAKVVLAAPTGRAAKRLAELTGAEASTVHRLLELKPGGDAAYDRDRPLDADLVVVDEASMLDLLLANKLVKAVAPGAHLLLVGDVDQLPSVGAGEVLSDLLADGSPVPSVRLTRIFRQAQQSGVVTNAHRINSGAQPLTQGLSDFFLFVEDDTEEAGRLTVDVAARRVPARFGLDPRRDVQVLAPMHRGPAGAGTLNGLLQQAITPARPDVPEKRFGGRVFRVGDKVTQIRNNYEKGKNGVFNGTVGVVTSLDPVDQRLTVLTDEDEEVSYDFDELDELAHAYAVTIHRSQGSEYPAVVIPVTTGAWMMLQRNLLYTAVTRARKLVVLVGSRRAMGQAVRTVSAGTRFTALDHRLTGGGFVGKIT; translated from the coding sequence ATGTCCAATCTGGCAGTGCTCGAAGGGGTCCTGGAGCGGATCACCTACGCCAACGAGGAGAACGGCTACACGGTCGCCCGCGTCGACACCGGTCGCGGCAGCGCCGACCTTCTCACGGTGGTCGGCTCCCTCCTCGGGGCGCAGCCGGGTGAATCACTGCGGATGGAGGGCCGCTGGGGCTCCCACCCGCAGTACGGCAAGCAGTTCACCGTCGAGAACTACACCACCGTCCTCCCCGCCACCGTCCAGGGCATCCGGCGCTATCTCGGCTCCGGCCTCATCAAGGGCATCGGACCCCGGATCGCCGAGCGCATCGTCGACCACTTCGGCGCCGACACCCTGGACGTCATCGAGCGCGAGCCCGGCAGACTCGTCGAGGTCCCCGGCCTCGGCCCCAAGCGCACGAAGCTGATCGGCGCCGCCTGGGAGGAACAGAAGGCCATCAAGGAGGTCATGGTCTTCCTCCAGGGGGTGGGCGTCTCCACGTCCATCGCCGTGCGGATCTACAAGAAGTACGAGGACGCGTCGATCTCCGTCGTGAAGAACCAGCCGTACCGGCTCGCGGCGGACGTCTGGGGCATCGGGTTCCTCACCGCCGACCGGATCGCCCAGGCGGTGGGCATCCCCCACGACAGCCCGGACCGGGTCAAGGCCGGACTGCAGTACGCCCTGTCCCAGTCCACGGACCAGGGGCACTGCTACCTCCCGGAGGAGAGACTCATCGCGGACTCCGTGAAGCTCCTCCAGGTCGACACGGGCCTGGTGATCGACTGCCTCGCCGAACTGGCTGCCGAGGAGGAAGGAGTCGTCCGGGAGCAGGTGCCGTCGCCGGACGGCGGGGACCCGGTCACCGCCGTCTATCTGGTGCCCTTCCATCGCGCGGAGCTGTCCCTCGCCGGTCAACTGGCCCGGCTGCTGCGCACGGACGAGGACCGTATGCCCGCCTTCCAGGACGTGGCCTGGGACAAGGCGCTGGCCTGGCTCGCCGACCGCACGGGCGCGGAGCTCGCGCCCGAGCAGGAGCAGGCCGTCCGTCTCGCCCTCACCAGGAAGGTGGCGGTGCTGACCGGCGGCCCCGGCTGCGGCAAGTCGTTCACGGTCCGTTCCATTGTGGAACTCGCCCGCGCCAAGAAGGCCAAGGTGGTGCTCGCCGCACCCACGGGCCGGGCCGCCAAGCGCCTCGCCGAGCTGACCGGGGCCGAGGCGTCCACCGTGCACCGGCTCCTGGAGCTGAAACCGGGTGGCGACGCGGCCTACGACAGGGACCGGCCGCTCGACGCCGACCTCGTGGTGGTCGACGAGGCCTCGATGCTCGACCTGCTTCTGGCGAACAAGCTGGTGAAGGCCGTGGCGCCGGGTGCCCATCTGCTGCTCGTCGGCGACGTGGACCAGCTCCCGAGCGTCGGCGCGGGCGAGGTGCTCAGTGATCTCCTCGCCGACGGCAGCCCGGTCCCGTCGGTCCGGCTCACCCGGATCTTCCGTCAGGCCCAGCAGTCGGGGGTGGTCACCAACGCCCACCGCATCAACTCCGGGGCCCAGCCGCTCACCCAGGGGCTGAGCGACTTCTTCCTCTTCGTCGAGGACGACACCGAGGAGGCGGGACGGCTCACCGTCGACGTCGCCGCCCGGCGGGTTCCCGCCCGCTTCGGGCTCGACCCGCGGCGTGATGTGCAGGTCCTGGCGCCCATGCACCGAGGTCCCGCCGGCGCGGGCACCCTGAACGGCCTGCTCCAGCAGGCGATCACCCCGGCCCGCCCCGATGTCCCCGAGAAGCGGTTCGGCGGCCGGGTCTTCCGCGTCGGCGACAAGGTCACTCAGATTCGCAACAATTACGAGAAGGGGAAGAACGGGGTCTTCAACGGCACGGTCGGCGTGGTGACCTCGCTCGATCCGGTCGATCAGCGGCTGACGGTGCTGACGGACGAGGACGAGGAGGTGTCCTACGACTTCGACGAGCTGGACGAGCTCGCCCACGCCTACGCCGTCACGATCCACCGCTCCCAGGGCAGCGAGTATCCGGCGGTGGTGATTCCGGTCACCACCGGGGCCTGGATGATGCTCCAGCGGAACCTGCTCTACACGGCCGTGACGCGCGCGCGGAAGCTCGTCGTGCTCGTCGGCTCCCGCAGAGCGATGGGTCAGGCGGTCCGCACAGTCTCGGCAGGCACGCGCTTTACCGCACTCGACCACAGGCTGACAGGTGGAGGGTTCGTGGGAAAGATCACCTAA
- a CDS encoding DUF937 domain-containing protein has protein sequence MTDDSFQQEVLDELGDHRLQEIADALDTDTGAAAAVVGTSVSTLSGELKDAAETPDQAGEVRDALGELTEPPLRGAVTLGGGLGGGLMAGVLARLARPAAAAVAERTGMPVATVSKAFELLIPVVLTVLTRRAANRRSPGAAPGTPGAPGAGVGDVLGDLLGGGRKRP, from the coding sequence ATGACTGACGATTCATTTCAGCAGGAGGTCCTGGACGAGCTCGGCGACCACCGGCTCCAGGAGATCGCGGACGCCCTCGACACCGACACCGGTGCGGCCGCGGCCGTCGTCGGCACCTCGGTGTCCACCCTGTCGGGCGAATTGAAGGACGCCGCGGAGACGCCCGATCAGGCCGGCGAGGTGCGCGACGCCCTCGGCGAGCTGACCGAGCCTCCCCTGCGGGGCGCGGTCACGCTGGGCGGTGGGCTCGGCGGAGGGCTCATGGCCGGTGTGCTGGCACGGCTGGCCAGGCCCGCGGCCGCGGCGGTGGCCGAACGGACCGGCATGCCGGTCGCCACCGTCAGCAAGGCCTTCGAACTGCTGATCCCGGTCGTGCTGACCGTCCTCACCCGGCGCGCGGCGAACCGCCGGTCCCCAGGGGCGGCACCCGGCACGCCGGGCGCCCCGGGGGCCGGTGTCGGCGACGTGCTCGGCGATCTGCTGGGAGGAGGACGGAAGAGGCCCTGA
- a CDS encoding sugar phosphate isomerase/epimerase family protein → MTVRQLTLPELTEACTRLGVPGVGLWREPVRRYGVEAAARLVRDAGLAVTTLCRGGFLTATEPAARERALDDNRAALDEAAALGTDTLVLVSGGLPPGSRDLPGARERVAEGIGVLAPYARERGVRLAIEPLHPMFAADRCAVSTLGQALDIAERFPAEEVGVVVDSYHVWWDDRAPLDVARAGAGGRIHAFQLADWVTPLPAGVLNGRGQLGDGAIDLRAWRERVDAAGYSGPVEVELFNEGLWARDGVEVLAETATRYVRHAL, encoded by the coding sequence ATGACGGTCAGACAGCTGACACTGCCGGAGCTCACCGAGGCATGCACACGGCTCGGCGTGCCCGGGGTCGGACTGTGGCGGGAGCCCGTACGGAGGTACGGCGTCGAGGCTGCGGCCCGGCTCGTACGGGACGCGGGACTCGCCGTCACCACCCTGTGCCGGGGCGGATTCCTCACCGCGACGGAACCGGCGGCACGCGAACGCGCCCTGGACGACAACCGCGCGGCCCTGGACGAGGCGGCGGCGCTGGGCACGGACACGCTCGTCCTGGTCTCGGGCGGACTGCCGCCCGGCAGCAGGGACCTGCCCGGTGCCCGGGAACGCGTCGCGGAGGGGATCGGGGTCCTCGCCCCGTACGCCAGGGAGCGCGGCGTACGTCTCGCGATCGAGCCGCTGCACCCGATGTTCGCCGCGGATCGCTGTGCCGTCTCGACGCTCGGACAGGCGCTCGACATCGCGGAGCGGTTCCCGGCCGAGGAGGTGGGTGTCGTCGTGGACAGCTATCACGTCTGGTGGGACGACCGGGCGCCCCTCGACGTGGCCCGCGCGGGCGCCGGCGGGCGGATCCACGCCTTCCAGCTGGCCGACTGGGTCACCCCGCTGCCGGCGGGGGTGCTCAACGGACGCGGACAGCTGGGTGACGGCGCGATCGACCTGCGCGCCTGGCGCGAACGGGTCGACGCGGCGGGCTACTCGGGCCCCGTCGAGGTGGAGCTCTTCAACGAAGGGCTGTGGGCGAGGGACGGCGTGGAGGTCCTGGCGGAGACGGCGACGCGGTACGTGCGCCACGCGCTGTAG
- a CDS encoding dihydrodipicolinate synthase family protein: MTVLMPGADGTFRTHEPRRDGAVHATGGAPLVSRTVLSAAHVVADPYADTTPDGPAAVDWDATLAFRRHLWAHGLGVAEAMDTAQRGMGLDWAGAAELIRRSAAEARAVGGRIACGAGTDQLTGPVADLATVRAAYEEQLALVEQSGAQVVLMASRALAAVARGPEDYLELYGHLLRQASEPVVLHWLGPMFDPALEGYWGSRDLDAATETFLEVIAEHPDKVDGVKISLLDARREVDLRRRLPRGVRCYTGDDFHYPELIAGDDQGFSHALLGIFDPLGPLAAHAVRVLDTGDTRAFRELLDPTVELSRHLFRAPTRFYKTGVVFLAWLAGHQSHFTMVGGLHSARSLPHLARAYELADGLGLFPDPELAASRLTSLLAVYGGVR; this comes from the coding sequence GTGACGGTCCTGATGCCCGGCGCCGACGGCACGTTCCGCACCCACGAGCCCCGCCGCGACGGCGCCGTGCACGCCACGGGTGGTGCGCCGCTCGTCTCCCGCACGGTCCTCTCCGCCGCGCACGTGGTCGCCGACCCGTACGCGGACACCACCCCGGACGGACCAGCCGCCGTCGACTGGGACGCCACTCTCGCGTTCCGCCGCCATCTGTGGGCGCACGGACTCGGTGTCGCCGAGGCGATGGACACCGCGCAGCGGGGCATGGGACTCGACTGGGCCGGTGCGGCGGAGCTGATCCGGCGCTCGGCCGCGGAGGCGAGGGCGGTCGGTGGCCGCATCGCCTGCGGCGCCGGCACCGACCAGCTGACCGGCCCCGTCGCGGACCTGGCCACCGTCCGTGCGGCCTACGAGGAACAGCTCGCGCTCGTCGAGCAGTCCGGAGCGCAGGTGGTCCTCATGGCGTCCCGGGCCCTCGCGGCCGTCGCCCGCGGGCCCGAGGACTACCTCGAGCTGTACGGCCACCTCTTGAGGCAGGCGTCCGAACCGGTCGTCCTCCACTGGCTCGGACCGATGTTCGACCCGGCGCTGGAGGGTTACTGGGGGAGCCGTGACCTGGACGCGGCCACCGAGACCTTCCTCGAGGTGATCGCCGAACATCCCGACAAGGTCGACGGGGTCAAGATCTCCCTGCTGGACGCCCGGCGGGAGGTCGACCTGCGCCGGCGCCTCCCGAGGGGGGTGCGCTGCTACACCGGCGACGACTTCCACTACCCGGAGCTCATCGCGGGCGACGACCAGGGGTTCAGCCACGCGCTTCTCGGGATCTTCGACCCGCTGGGCCCGCTCGCCGCCCACGCGGTGCGGGTCCTGGACACCGGCGACACACGGGCGTTCCGCGAACTCCTCGATCCCACCGTCGAGCTGTCACGCCATCTCTTCCGGGCACCCACCCGCTTCTACAAGACGGGGGTCGTGTTCCTGGCGTGGCTGGCGGGGCACCAGTCGCACTTCACCATGGTCGGAGGTCTTCACTCCGCTCGGTCGCTGCCCCATCTCGCCCGTGCGTACGAACTGGCCGACGGGCTGGGCCTCTTCCCCGACCCCGAACTGGCCGCGTCCCGGCTGACGTCGCTGCTCGCCGTGTACGGAGGCGTGCGGTGA